The sequence tatgtacatatgtaatGCACGAGGCATCGCAACGAGCATAATATAATACGCCTATCATCAACGCAATTGTTATCGCAGTAAACAAATAATTGATTCCGAGGCAAAGAGGCAAAACAAACTAGTTGAGATGCCACACCAGAGGCGTAGCCATGGGGATACCCCCTGATCAATAGACTACGAAACTCGGGATCGGTGAAGGATTGTACAACTGCGCCCATGGCGCTCCCTAGAGGGTCGCTCAACCGCAAATCACTTGAGGCCATTATTATAGCGCCACCAGTGGCTGGGGATATGGTTTTCCAAGGGGGAAACCGGAGGCTACAACCCGGCAATAGATAAAGAGGCATGTGAAGTGTTCCGTTGTAGGGCATTCGAGCGATCAATGAACAATGTACGAGTACAGTTGACCTTCTGTCATACACAGAAAACAATATTATCATTATAAATTAGGTACATATTAGAGCACACAAGGTAAATAATGAGTTATAATATATTGTACTGCAAAAAAACTTATGAAAACAGTCTATAGACTATTTAAATATCAAAAGATTTCAGTTggtgtatttatgtatttagaGAGAAAAGGCTTTAAAAAGATAGGGCTATATACAAATAAGTAGTATACCTTTATAAAATATCAACTAATAATGTTTCCAAAAACTATaaaggttatatatttgataTACAAAATATTCTGTTTACATTTTTCAGTACCGCTGCAATCGTTCTCTCCGGATCCCGATGATAGCACCGAGAATTGCGGCGGCGAGAATGGAGCTCCCCTGATGACGCCCTGCAAGAGCTCCATAATTCTGGAAGCCCAGACAAGCTCCACGCTGAAATGCGAGGGCGAGGATCCGATGGTCTGGTGGACCAGCTCTGTTGATCATCTGCAGGGAATCGCGGGGGATCGGTTTGATAATACAGAGGATCCGGCACGACCATATGGCACCAGCCTAACACTCTACGAGGTGACGGCCGACGACGTGGGTGCCTATTATTGCGTCAAGGATTCGGAATACAACAAGATCTCGGAGAAGTCGGATGAGGCGATGGTCGAGCTGGTGAACCAGGGTCTGGCCAGCTCCATCTACGTGTACGTGAACGACCCAGTTAGCAAATTGGCGCCCGCCATCAGCTCCATAAATGCCCTGCAATATACCGACGTGGTGATACCCTGCAGACCAGCTATGCCCGATACAGAAGTGTGGCTGGAGACCAACAATGGAGAGGTAAGTGGACGGGATCTTATAGTTttgaaaccaaaaaaaaacaacatttaTCCACCGCAGAAGAATTTTAGGAGGAAGtatttcattattattatatgtTAAGAAATTTTTGGACAATATTTctttatgtttttttgttacaaatatGAATGCAATTAATAACATTGTATTTTACCTTTCACTCGATTGGATGGATCTATCCTTTAAATCCCCTTTGGATCAGCGCATTGTATAAGTCGAATTACTTTATTTATGATTTCTTCGtcgatttaaaaaaaatgtttttgataatcctcaaattttaaaacttaGTCCGGAGTATAATAGAatgtatgtatttaaaaaGCAATATTATTGATTGATGACAAACGTTATAATATAGACTGTAAGATTATTATATAATGGATATAGATTATAACAGTTTGGTCTTACTGGCATAACCTCTCAACTGATGAATTTCTTTTCCCGGCGCGCAGAACGCACGATGGCTAATCCGATCGAATGGTCAGATTCAGGGGAGTCCGAAGTTCTTCAAGAGTGTGAGGTACCACCCCAGGTGGGGCTTCACCTTCCATGTCACAAGCCGTATGGACGGTTACGTGTATTGCAATTCGACGAACAATTTTAGACTCATTGACGTTTTCTACACAGAGAGTATGTCACAGTTTGTTTTTGCATATCAATTTGTAGTTACGCCCTTATGATCCATAAATGTATATACTATACTGTACAGAAAGCCTAAATGTAAGACATATCATTATAGATATTATACCTACCATTATAGCGTAGCATTAACAAACCAGTTCCAAGTCCTTAACTGTATTGATAGGCCGCTTCTTAGGTTTCCATTTTATTACCCCAATTCTGACCCATTTGCCTCTGCGCAGACATATTCCAGCACATCTGTGGGTCGATACGATCCGAAAAGGGGATTCACCATCGAAATCCGCAGCATCACGGATGGCGGCGAGTACTACTGTCGACCCAGTCCGCCCTTCCCGCACAACGAAGAGGAGTATACCAGCGTAGAAGTGCACTTTATTGGTAACGGTCACATTGATAGTGAGTTTTTGCACCCCAAAGTTTGTGATTTCCGTCTATACATGTCGTAAATATTGCTTTATCTTTTTGGAATCGATCATTTGAAGCGGTTAaggttttggttttttgagGCCCAGGTTCTAATCTCTTCGAAATTCATGGCTTTAACACACTCTATAGCCAATAGACAAAATTTGAATGCACTCAAGTTGTTTACGCACTCAATAAAATGAAGTAGGATATTTAATTTGGCTTTAAAAATAAGACTTCAAAACTACTGGTGTTgaatggtttttaaaaattaactatctgtaattaaaaaaaatatatatacatttctCTGATCACCATTATAATGAAAGTTTTATAATGTCACTGCTTGCAAGTTATATACATGTGCTAACCTATGGTATTTCTCACTTTCTCCATGTTCCACCCACTATTCCTTGCTCTTAAATTTACAAATATTGATTGACTACCCGAACCCACTGTCACGTTAATCTGCTAACTCCTCCAGAAACCGGATTGGAAAGTCCCAATACCAGCCCTCCGACATCGGGGGCCTTGACTAACATTGGCGATGGCGATGTTACTAACCAATCGACGAGTAAAATGGCACTTATCAGTGTTGATGGTGATGGTGCTCTTTCCTGGGATCGAGTTAGGCGTAGTCCAGCCCGTCTGGCACCGATGAATGCGTCTCCCTCACCCAGACCAGGGCGTAAGTGTTACTGTCCTGGCTATTGATGATCTATTGTTGATCTGTTGCTAATCTGTTGTTGATCTGTTGTTGATCTATTGTTGATGTGTTGTTGATCTGTTGTTGATTCATTGTTGATCTGTTCTTCTGTTCCCTTGTGTTGTCCTGGCTGTGATCAAGTTTTGCATCCCTTACCTTATGGCtttgtttttgcttttaattttgttatggACTGATTTAACTGCTGTAGCTAGCTTATTTGTTACTAATCCCGGCCAACACCTACCACCTAAGTACTGTAAAAACATTAACCCATTTGTGTCCACGTCTATGTCTCACTCTAACCCCTCCCATCTGCATGAAGCTGTATCATTGCTGGCCAGTCCCAGTCCTTTGCGAAGGGTATCTAATAACGCTAAACTCTCTACCAACGCCACAGAAAGCGGCAAGCCCCTGCCAAAGCCCGTGATCAAGTCCTCCGTGGATCATCACGTTATCACGAACACCAACTTCACCCTCGTGTGCGAGCAGTCGGCCTTGATTGAGTCATTGTACCATATTGCCTGGGAAATACCGTCTCGCGATGAGGTCAGTAGAACTaaatatgaaattgaaatACTAGGCAACTCAACCCATCTTTGTGCTCTCCCACAGAATCGCATCAATATCACCACAGCAGAAACCGATCCCAAGACTAGGAACAGCACCCACCAGTTGGGCAGAAGCATTTTGACGGTATTGAACGCCAAACGCACAGATTCCGGCTTGTACACGTGCATAACCACCGATAAATcccaaaatacaaaatactTTGTCAGATATATGATTAAAGTTTTAGGTGGGTTTAACAACATACAAaatagtattttttaaaaacgcAGAATGAgtaaatttttgtatattaTGGGTAATACCATATTATTCCTATACCCACAGGACCAAACGAAAGCTACCTGAAGGTGTACGAGCCTTCGAAGCACTACAACGTGCAGGAAATGGCCAACCGCACGATCCAGATGAGGGCCAACTTCGAGGGCTACCCGACGCCCAGCTTCACCTGGCTCAAGCCGGACGGAACCGAGGTCCGACAGTCGGAGCACAACTTCAAGATCTTCTCCGAGGAGCTGGGCACAATGCTCCAGGTGCTAAATGCCCAGCTGGAGGACAGCGGGACCTACGTCCTGCGGGGCACCAATACCTTTGAGACCGTGCAGCTGGAGTACAACGTGAGCGTGAGCGACGGTCCGGTCCTGAGCATGGGGGACGTCTACGTCCAGGTGGGATCGGTGGCGCGACTGGAGTGCACCGTCCGCTCCCATCCGCCGGCGATAGTCACCTTCTTGTTCCGTCCCTGCAGCCTGGAGCCCCGATGGCCGACGTGTTCCGTGCTCGAACATAACTTTAGTGTAAGTACCTCGATTGGCTTTTAACTAAGTCCACACTCTTTATTTCGGTATAAGGATTTACCTCAATTTACTTTTTACTATGTGTATACTTTGTATTTCGGTGTAAGGTTTTACCCCtatttgcttttaattttgtgtcATATTCTTTACATAGTGTTGTTGCACACTTTTATACGCATTCTaagctttaaatattttgttgcatacttttatacACCTTTTACATACCTAAATTGACATTTAAAAGTAATTTGAAAACCCTAGAGACTTGTGTGGCCTCCAGGAATAtgaaaaaacattttccaatcattttatatttaagtttactttatttgtatttgtCCCTAATCATCTTTCAATTGCTTTTTCTGTGCCGTCCCATGGTTTGGTGTTGTCATACTGCAGACATCAGATGCGCAGGAGAAATATAAGGTACTATAATTGCTTATAGCCCACAACCTAAACCTTTCGATCCGAATTTACAATCAATCTTTGCCACCACCCACAGTTCCTGACGAAGGCGAGACCCGGTAAACTGAGTGTGGAAAGCATATACGAGGTGTCCTTTCTGCCCACGGATCCGGGAATACTCACCTGCGTGGCCGAGAACAAGGTGAATGGAAAGGAGCGAAGAGCCTTGACCAAGGCCCATGTATTGCTTGGTAATATTTCCGAGAACATGACCATCCATGGCTTTGATAAAAGTCACAAGATCGCCAAAGAGGAATATGTGAACTTTACCTGCGAGGCGCTGGCCTATCACTTCGATGGCAATCTTCAATGGCTCCTCGATGGCGAGGATTTGAAGGAGACCGAACGTAAGACTTTTCTAAGttcataatttatttaatgtaATACATTAAATTTGTAACACTTTCGCCCTCAGTGGTTCGAACTGAAACCAGTCGTACCAACTACTCCTATAGGAGCACCATTCACATAAGTTCGATATCTGACAAGGATCAAGGGACCTACGAGTGCCGGGCCTATCACAATTCGAATCACTCCATATACACCGGTCGCGAGATATTCTTGAACGTCTATGATCCCTTTGCTCCTCAGTGGGTGGACACTAGCCTGAAGGACCATTCGAAAATAAAGCGTAAATTGGGCCAGGGCGTGGAGCTGGATTGCGCCTCCGATGCGATTCCCTTGGCCAAGGTGCGGTGGTACAAGGACGACAAGGAGCTGACCGAAACGAAGTTCAGAAACATGACAGTAAACGATTCCAAGCTGGTGATCATGTTCCTCTATCCCGGCGACGAAGGCGTCTACAAATGCCAGGTGGAGAACCGGTTGGACAGGATCGAGAGGTCCTTCACGGTGGTTATTACGGGTGAGTGTGACTTTATTATTGGTATTTCAACATTCAGATGTGGTTATTTAGgggaaataaacattttataagGATTCATTTCATATATTAGCACCTTTACATTATAAGGCATCATATTAATGATAACCTCCCCGAATCTAGATAGGTCTTCATAAGTTCTCCTTTATGATATTTTTAGATCTTCCCGGCATCAGCATGGCCTGGGTGTGGTTCGGCGTGACACTTTTTCTCATCCTGATCAGCCTGTGCGTCTTCCTGGCCATTCGCTATCAGAAGGAGCACAAACGGCATCTCCAACTGAAGGAAGCTGGCTTGGCCAACTTCGAGAAGGGTGCCGTGGGTCACATTAATCCCGACATGACCATGGACGAGCAGGCGGAATTCTTGCCGTACAATCGTAAATTCGAGTTCCCGCGGGAGAACCTAACGCTGGGCAAGCAACTGGGAGCCGGAGCCTTTGGCGTGGTGCTCAAGGGAGAAGCCATAGGAATCCTCAAGGAGGAGCCCACCACCACGGTGGCGGTCAAGATGGTCAAGCGAACGGCCGACAACGAGGTGGTCAGGGCACTGGTCTCCGAGCTCAAGATAATGGTCCATATGGGCCAGCACTTAAATGTGGTCAATCTCCTGGGAGCCGTCACTAAAAACATTGCAAAACGTAAGTTCTGAGAAATTCAAATATTCATATATCATGATATCAAGATCACTATGGTAATAACTTATAAtgtatataataatatcaaaataCCTGTATTTCTTAAAGGCGAACTCATGGTCATTGTTGAGTACTGTCGCTTTGGCAATATTCAGAACTTCCTTCTGAGGAACAGGAAGTGCTTTATTAATCAAATTAATCCGGATACCGATCACATAGATCCCTCCATCATGACCCAGCGCATTTCCGACAACTTTGACCTGCACCGGTAAGTTTTTACGGTCCAGTAAACTAGTTTATTAACCCCTAAGATAAACGTCAAAGTAAACTAACCCTAACTTTAGATAGCCGTTGTCTTGACTAACTCTTATATTGTTTTGATTCTTGGTTTTGGTACTCTTGTGATAAAACTTAACTACCGACTAACTATCAAACAAACACGATCCTCTATGTGATAAACTCTTGCTAAACTCcaaacacactcacacacacaccaaaCACTGAATGTTGTTGCACCTGTGCTTGTGATCCCGCTCCTGGTTGTGGTCTCCTCCTCTGTGCTCCCCGCTCTATGTGCCTCCCCCTGGGTCCTTGTGGTGGTCACTAAACTCCAACTAACAGCGATGCGAATGGTGGTGGTGGCTTGAAATACGCCAATATCGGTTTTCCGATCCACTCGTACGTCAATGAACCGCACAACAATAACACGCAACCGCCAACTCATCGCAGGAACTCGGACAATGATCCCCGATCGGGCACCCGAGCCGGACGTCCCGGATCCGGAAACGCCACCTACAGCTACGACAGACAGATGGACACATGTGCCACCGTGATGACCACAGTGCCGGAAGGTAGGTGTCTTATTTCTAGAAGATATCGGAGAAAGCTATGATCGTGATCTCTTAAGAcccaatttaaaattttaaataacatGTATGGTCATTGGTCTCATAAGAAACCCCTTCCATTTCATCCATTTATACCAGTGGTCATCAGCAGAACCACGATTCGCTGCATCTGCTGTCAATGACCACTAACCACTGAATTAATCAAAGTACACAGTAATCACAGTACTTTACAGAGATTTTATTTATCTTAAATACCTTAAAAGAGGGGTCTAAAAAACAGAGAAGTATCTCTTGCAGCCTAAACGTCTTgagataaaaatgtaaaaaaaaagaaactcGGAAATAATTCGAAGACGACCTCAAAGTGCTTAAAAATTCGATTTGTTTCTTTTCCATTTCATTTTTCCATTTCTCGGTTATAAATGTTATCAAAGTGGTTTCAAAATTTGATCTATATAATCTTTAGCTCATCGTTGTTAAGCAACTGAACTAATCTTAGTAAAATTCAACAGATGATCAAATAATGTCCAATAACTCCGTACAACCCGCCTGGCGTTCCAACTACAAGACAGACTCCAACGAGGCGATGACAGTGACCACAGTGGATCTGATCAGTTGGGCTTTCCAGGTGGCCCGCGGCATGGATTACCTGTCCTCCAAGAAAGTGTTGCATGGGGATCTGGCTGCCAGAAATATTCTGCTCTGTGAGAATAATATCGTAAAGATTTGCGACTTTGGTCTGGCTCGATCCATGTATCGAACAGATAACTACAAAAAGTCAggtatataaaataataagtaAAAGGTATATATTcagatttatttaatatattttcctCCTTATATTAGAGAGTGGCAAACTGCCCATCAAGTGGTTGGCGCTAGAGTCCCTGAGCGATCATGTATTCAGCACCTACAGCGACGTTTGGTCCTACGGAATTGTCCTGTGGGAGATGTTCTCGCTGGCCAAGGTTCCATATCCGGGCATAGATCCCAACCAGGAGTTGTTCAATAAGCTGAACGATGGCTACCGCATGGAGAAGCCACCATATGCCAATCAAGAGCTCTACGAGATTATGCTAGAGTGCTGGCGGAAGAAGTGAGTGTTGCTTtttgattatattacattataTTATATGATTTCATATTATTTCAGTCCTGAGAGCAGACCCTTGTTCCCTGAGCTGGAACAGCGTTTTGGCAATATGCTGGGTGAAGATGTGGCCAATGTAAGATCCCCTCTTTATAGAACGAGTAAACCAAATGTTATATGTGAACATTTACCTTACAGCACTACCTGGACCTGAACAACCCGTACATGCAGAGCAACATGGAGTACATGAAGACCCAGACTACGGACTACCTGGGCCTGATGGGATCCCCTGACGAGCTGGCGCCCTCCGCTCCGCGCTACGTAAATGGACGCGTAGTACCCAAGATCCGTGAGTATTTCTTTTCAGCCATGACCATGGATCAGGTTACTAACTCTGCACAATCACAACCATCCAAACATGCAATTGCACCCATTCGCGCTGGCACACTAACTTCACAGACATCTGTGAGTCGCCGGATGACTACACTCCGATGTATCCGCCGAATACCGAACCCGATGCCAGCACCGCCATATTCTCACCCACGCGTCTTGAAAACGATGCCTCCGACTTTCCGGACTTCTCAAGTGAAACCACTTTCCAATTCCCAGGAGAGCGGCACTCGCCCACTTTGAGTAACAATCTGAACAGCGGATCGAGTAAGCCGCTCCGCAAGAAGAACGGCCTGCCGACGGTGGATGCGGCGGATCAGGCGCCGGAGGAGATACCCATGCTGCATCGCCGCTCCACGGGATCGGAGGAGAGTCCGGATCAGGGCAGGCGCTTCAATCAGGCCCTCAAGCAGCAGTACGTCACTCCAACGCCTTCGCCACGCCATCATGTGGAGACGAAACTCAATGGGGAGTCCTCCGAAAGCTATGTGAATGTGAAGCCGCCCAGGAAGAATATACCCGGCAAAACCTCAACCGGTGGTGGAGGTGCTCCTGCTGGGGGTGGCGGTGCCCCCACGGATGCCTTCTCGAATCCCAGCTACCAGCCACTCTCCACCGTCAACGAGAAGGAGCAGCGAAGGTACTAGGATGTCCCGGAGCCATTAGCCTAAGATTAAGACCTCTTCACAGCTCAGTTGGAGTTTTAAATGGCATTTAAATTAGTCAAATCTAAACGAAATCAACTGATACATTATTGGCCTTAGGAAACCAGGTTCCTGAAAACATAATATAGCACGATATAATCTTTGAAATTTCAACTCAACTGCTTAGGGGCCTTTAAGATAACAATTCTACCAAGTGGCATTGTTATGATTCTGATATAGACTTAAGACCACCCACACTCACTCCATGTTATATACTATTAATGCCATTTCATGTTTTAATTTAGTCTAGACCTAAGCCTAAACTTATCTCTGTAACTGAATGTCTTGTATTTTGTGTGTGCATGTACTTTCGACTACTCAAATACAATGGGTATAACAACTATATCATCTAGTGCTTTGTTATCTAGAGTGGTCAGCTTATTCTTTAATTTAATCATCTATTCTAAGGCGCCGACGTTTTTCCTCAAGCTCTAGTTCCATGAGCTCGTTCTTCAGATTAATTGACCTCAGCTCCAGGCGATGTTTCTCCGCAGATCTTATGTTTTCGTTGTAGTAGAATCTTTGTTGAAGTCGTATCAACGCAATTTGCTCATCGTCCAATAATCTCTTCTTGCTTCGTTTACTTATAATAAATCTTCTTGGTAGTTTTTTCTTCACGAACTGGTGTTCGGGTTCTGTTGGAGTGTCCTCGGGAGTTTCCTgaaacttttcctgaaacagGGTTAGGCAAAGGTTTATATCTACTAAAACTCTACAGCAAACCTCATTATTTGTTTCCGTTTTAAAAGTTGGGCTTTCAATACTGTCGGCTGAGAATAAAAATTCATTATAATCTATTTTTTAGACCAGTTATATCTTTACCTTGATCATTATGCAGTGAGTTTTCTGGATCGGAATCCTCATAAACCACAGAAACACAACTGCTGACTGGATCGAACTCTTCTGAATGGGGATACCGTGGAATCATGGAGCCCGCTGTTTTAAGCTTGCTATTCATGTTCTTGTACTTATCCTTGAGGGTTCTCCATGTGCGATTCGAGCCAGTTTGGCTGGAGAACTGGTGGGCCAACTTCTCCCAGGTTTCCTTTTTCAACTGGCAAGTGGCCGAATCGGAGTTCTTGTTGTCTATGATATGCCTATAAGGTTCCAGCAGCTCTAGGAGTTTAATCTCTTCGGAAGGGGCAAAGTTTTTTCCCCTGTTTCGCGTTTGCTTTTGCAATGCACTGAGCTTAAACATTTTGATTTAAATCAGGATTAAATAAATCAGGATTGACACTTCGAAATTGAAAAGCAAACTAACCAGATTGTAGGGTTGCCTAGCGTTAAGTTCAAGTTTGAAGTTCCAAAAGTTcggaaataaaagtaattaaaaatcaaacaCAAACCATTGAATTGATTTAACGTTATGTACCggtttttaaactttttaaattcGATTAATGGAGTTTCCGATAAATATTTTCCCACCGCGAGCTATCGATTATTCGATTGGCCGCCTGTTGCCACCGATAGGAAACAAGCGATATGCTGGTCCAATTGGCACAGTATGACcgtatttacaaaaacaaaaataatgtttttgtttttctagTGTTGATAAACTTGTTCCAGTTTTCTGTAATttgtaataattattataattatattgcAATTGTTATTAACTCGGCCGCAAAATGATGGTGAGTACAAAGGGGAGCCGGACAAAACCGCATTAAATTGCtggaaatatttaaacaataaaTTGCCTGTTTTCGTGGCATCTGAGATGACGCCCCGCCCGCACACAAAGAAAGTCTTATCATAAAATGGGCGTAACTAGAGTGCACTGCGGTTAATGGTTCTTTTGCCCCCCTAGGACGGCACGGATGACTCAAACCTGCTGAGCAGTCCCTCCGCCAACAACGGCGCCACAATGGAAATCGTCTCGCCCACAAATCCGCTGGCCACTCCGCCAGCAACAGGCGGAGCACCTGCACCCAGTGGGGCCACCAATGGCAGCGGATCGGCCACATCGCCGGACAGCTCCTCCTCTGCCCCGGCCACGCCCGCCGTTCTCGGCGAGAACGCCCTCCACGTGGAGATCTCCGATGCGCTGAGCGAAAAGGAGAAGGTCAAGTTCACAGTGCACACCCGCACCACGCTGCCGGGATTCGCGAAAAAGGATAATAATGTAGTGCGTCAGCACGAGGAGTTCGTCTGGCTGCACGATCGCATCGAGGAGAACGACGACTACGCCGGCTACATTGTAAGTTACCGGGTTAAGTTATTAACACGTTTCTAATTTATGAAAATCCCACCCAGATTCCGCCCTGTCCACCGCGTCCAGACTTCGATGCCTCCCGTGAAAAGCTGCAGCGCCTTGGCGAAGGCGAGGGTAACATGACCAAAGAGGAGTTCAAGAAGATGAAGTCAGAACTGGAGGCGTAAGGGATAATTGCTCCAAATATGGATTTTATATACTTAttctgtttttatttatttgcaagCGAGTATCTGGCCACCTTCAAGAAGACGGTGGCCATGCACGAGGTGTTCCTGCGCCGCCTGGCCAGCCATCCTGTCTTTCGCGTCGACCAGCACTTGAAGGTGTTCCTCGAGTACGACCA is a genomic window of Drosophila suzukii chromosome 2L, CBGP_Dsuzu_IsoJpt1.0, whole genome shotgun sequence containing:
- the Pvr gene encoding vascular endothelial growth factor receptor 1 isoform X11, producing the protein MAILIRRTLLPLLLIAWIPWSDALPLQSFSPDPDDSTENCGGENGAPLMTPCKSSIILEAQTSSTLKCEGEDPMVWWTSSVDHLQGIAGDRFDNTEDPARPYGTSLTLYEVTADDVGAYYCVKDSEYNKISEKSDEAMVELVNQGLASSIYVYVNDPVSKLAPAISSINALQYTDVVIPCRPAMPDTEVWLETNNGENARWLIRSNGQIQGSPKFFKSVRYHPRWGFTFHVTSRMDGYVYCNSTNNFRLIDVFYTEKSGKPLPKPVIKSSVDHHVITNTNFTLVCEQSALIESLYHIAWEIPSRDENRINITTAETDPKTRNSTHQLGRSILTVLNAKRTDSGLYTCITTDKSQNTKYFVRYMIKVLGPNESYLKVYEPSKHYNVQEMANRTIQMRANFEGYPTPSFTWLKPDGTEVRQSEHNFKIFSEELGTMLQVLNAQLEDSGTYVLRGTNTFETVQLEYNVSVSDGPVLSMGDVYVQVGSVARLECTVRSHPPAIVTFLFRPCSLEPRWPTCSVLEHNFSFLTKARPGKLSVESIYEVSFLPTDPGILTCVAENKVNGKERRALTKAHVLLGNISENMTIHGFDKSHKIAKEEYVNFTCEALAYHFDGNLQWLLDGEDLKETELVRTETSRTNYSYRSTIHISSISDKDQGTYECRAYHNSNHSIYTGREIFLNVYDPFAPQWVDTSLKDHSKIKRKLGQGVELDCASDAIPLAKVRWYKDDKELTETKFRNMTVNDSKLVIMFLYPGDEGVYKCQVENRLDRIERSFTVVITDLPGISMAWVWFGVTLFLILISLCVFLAIRYQKEHKRHLQLKEAGLANFEKGAVGHINPDMTMDEQAEFLPYNRKFEFPRENLTLGKQLGAGAFGVVLKGEAIGILKEEPTTTVAVKMVKRTADNEVVRALVSELKIMVHMGQHLNVVNLLGAVTKNIAKRELMVIVEYCRFGNIQNFLLRNRKCFINQINPDTDHIDPSIMTQRISDNFDLHRDANGGGGLKYANIGFPIHSYVNEPHNNNTQPPTHRRNSDNDPRSGTRAGRPGSGNATYSYDRQMDTCATVMTTVPEDDQIMSNNSVQPAWRSNYKTDSNEAMTVTTVDLISWAFQVARGMDYLSSKKVLHGDLAARNILLCENNIVKICDFGLARSMYRTDNYKKSESGKLPIKWLALESLSDHVFSTYSDVWSYGIVLWEMFSLAKVPYPGIDPNQELFNKLNDGYRMEKPPYANQELYEIMLECWRKNPESRPLFPELEQRFGNMLGEDVANHYLDLNNPYMQSNMEYMKTQTTDYLGLMGSPDELAPSAPRYVNGRVVPKIHICESPDDYTPMYPPNTEPDASTAIFSPTRLENDASDFPDFSSETTFQFPGERHSPTLSNNLNSGSSKPLRKKNGLPTVDAADQAPEEIPMLHRRSTGSEESPDQGRRFNQALKQQYVTPTPSPRHHVETKLNGESSESYVNVKPPRKNIPGKTSTGGGGAPAGGGGAPTDAFSNPSYQPLSTVNEKEQRRY
- the Pvr gene encoding vascular endothelial growth factor receptor 1 isoform X6, producing the protein MAILIRRTLLPLLLIAWIPWSDALPLQSFSPDPDDSTENCGGENGAPLMTPCKSSIILEAQTSSTLKCEGEDPMVWWTSSVDHLQGIAGDRFDNTEDPARPYGTSLTLYEVTADDVGAYYCVKDSEYNKISEKSDEAMVELVNQGLASSIYVYVNDPVSKLAPAISSINALQYTDVVIPCRPAMPDTEVWLETNNGETYSSTSVGRYDPKRGFTIEIRSITDGGEYYCRPSPPFPHNEEEYTSVEVHFIGNGHIDKTGLESPNTSPPTSGALTNIGDGDVTNQSTSKMALISVDGDGALSWDRVRRSPARLAPMNASPSPRPGQSGKPLPKPVIKSSVDHHVITNTNFTLVCEQSALIESLYHIAWEIPSRDENRINITTAETDPKTRNSTHQLGRSILTVLNAKRTDSGLYTCITTDKSQNTKYFVRYMIKVLGPNESYLKVYEPSKHYNVQEMANRTIQMRANFEGYPTPSFTWLKPDGTEVRQSEHNFKIFSEELGTMLQVLNAQLEDSGTYVLRGTNTFETVQLEYNVSVSDGPVLSMGDVYVQVGSVARLECTVRSHPPAIVTFLFRPCSLEPRWPTCSVLEHNFSTSDAQEKYKFLTKARPGKLSVESIYEVSFLPTDPGILTCVAENKVNGKERRALTKAHVLLGNISENMTIHGFDKSHKIAKEEYVNFTCEALAYHFDGNLQWLLDGEDLKETELVRTETSRTNYSYRSTIHISSISDKDQGTYECRAYHNSNHSIYTGREIFLNVYDPFAPQWVDTSLKDHSKIKRKLGQGVELDCASDAIPLAKVRWYKDDKELTETKFRNMTVNDSKLVIMFLYPGDEGVYKCQVENRLDRIERSFTVVITDLPGISMAWVWFGVTLFLILISLCVFLAIRYQKEHKRHLQLKEAGLANFEKGAVGHINPDMTMDEQAEFLPYNRKFEFPRENLTLGKQLGAGAFGVVLKGEAIGILKEEPTTTVAVKMVKRTADNEVVRALVSELKIMVHMGQHLNVVNLLGAVTKNIAKRELMVIVEYCRFGNIQNFLLRNRKCFINQINPDTDHIDPSIMTQRISDNFDLHRDANGGGGLKYANIGFPIHSYVNEPHNNNTQPPTHRRNSDNDPRSGTRAGRPGSGNATYSYDRQMDTCATVMTTVPEDDQIMSNNSVQPAWRSNYKTDSNEAMTVTTVDLISWAFQVARGMDYLSSKKVLHGDLAARNILLCENNIVKICDFGLARSMYRTDNYKKSESGKLPIKWLALESLSDHVFSTYSDVWSYGIVLWEMFSLAKVPYPGIDPNQELFNKLNDGYRMEKPPYANQELYEIMLECWRKNPESRPLFPELEQRFGNMLGEDVANHYLDLNNPYMQSNMEYMKTQTTDYLGLMGSPDELAPSAPRYVNGRVVPKIRERHSPTLSNNLNSGSSKPLRKKNGLPTVDAADQAPEEIPMLHRRSTGSEESPDQGRRFNQALKQQYVTPTPSPRHHVETKLNGESSESYVNVKPPRKNIPGKTSTGGGGAPAGGGGAPTDAFSNPSYQPLSTVNEKEQRRY